The genome window tcctcccccccacacacgtacaccgccagccccctgacCTAAAGGACCCAGGCAacgctgagtaaatcttctagttctaTAAGGAAAGAAAATATAAGAGCCTTATATTAAAGCCACAGTTAAAGTTTATATGTAAATGTAGAACGATCGGGAGACGATAGCAGCAAGGTATTTGCAATCCCAAgccttgggctttgtctacacttgcagcattTAGGCAGCACTTTTAAGAAAACATTGTGGTTGtgaccccagtgctgggggagagctcTGCCAATGCTCTAGGAAACCCACCTCCGCAAGGGGCGTAGCCCTCAGCTCTGGaaacctgtctacactggcaagttccTGCTTTGAGACTTGCTGCAGTCCAGGCACGGGGTAGGgtgatttttcacactcctgagcaagaCAGTTTCtgtgcagtaacttgccagtgtacaCAAGCCCTTCAGGTGCCAGTTCTGGAGCTTTAACATCTATCAAAAACACACGCTTGATACTTTATACCGGGGGTGcccaacctgtggctcttgagcCGCGTGTGGCTCTTCTCTCAGAAATGCGGCTCTCAGGGTTACGGCTTGTTCGGAGCCGCATGCCCGCTTTGTGCACGTGCCCCAGCgtctggagggagaagtgcgtgGCTGTGGAGATGGCAGCTCCAGtcagacccaggcattgggttagaatgggaggagtgtgggggtgcctggttctcagggagggggagggcattgtgttagagtgggggggctggaggaggcctGAGCTCTTTTGGCTCTTAGTGTCTAACTGCGTTTAAAGGGACCCTTGGACGGCCATTTCCCTGCGGCTGCATGCTGAGGCACCTCTGTGAGGCATCAAGAGCCACAGCCGTGCCCTACACTTCAGCCCTTGGCAAGTGCCCCGGGCGCCGTCGCTGCCCTCGTTACAGCCATGGAGCCGTAGGAGGACCCCACCCAGCAATGTCCCCTCACGGCCATCACTGAGGCTGTGGAGGTCCTTCAGCAGGGACCCACAGAGGGACTCCAGCAGGGACTTCAGCAGGAACTGGAGACCGGCAGCACATGCTGGACCAGATGCATGCTACAGCTGCACttgggcacccccaccccaccaccgaCAGGCGCCTGTGGAGCCACAacaccagtggggactggtgggagcgcctggtgctgggacaatggggcgaccagcaCTGGGTGCAGAACTTCCGGATGCACAGGGGGACATTTCACGAGCTCTGCACTGGGTCGCCCCTGCGCTCCGGaggcaggacacccacctgcgccccgccatccccgtggaaaagagggtcgcgaTCACactctggaaactggccaccccagacagctaccgctccatggggaaccagttcagggtgggcaggtccaccatTGGTGCAGCTGTCCAGCAGGTAAGGCCCTCCGTGGACTGTGGGCTTGCCCTggcggagggaaggggccagactgggggcagggaggctgtaggggcagggggaagccttGCACCCAGGGGGTCACgctgtccctcctgcacacagccccgCTGGTGTAGGGGGAACCCccaggagcagagggccctggcttgcatggggggaggggccatcaaAGGGAGGGTGAGCATACCCCATGGGCCCATGTACCCACTGTGTCTCATTCTGTGCATCCCCTGTGCCCCTGCAGGTCATCCACACCATCAACGATGTGCTGCTCCAGAGGGTCATCCGGCCCCATGACCTGGACGCCACCATCACCGGCTTTgccaccctggggttcccaaactgcgggagAGCTGTGGACAGGACCCACATCCTCATCCAGGCACCGGAGCACTGAGCGGCCCAGTTCATCAACCGGAAGGGCTATTGCTTGGTGGTGCTACAGGCACACAtggaccaccagggacagttccaGGACATTTACGTGGGGTGGTCCAGCTG of Pelodiscus sinensis isolate JC-2024 chromosome 11, ASM4963464v1, whole genome shotgun sequence contains these proteins:
- the LOC142830950 gene encoding uncharacterized protein LOC142830950 isoform X1; translated protein: MLDQMHATAALGHPHPTTDRRLWSHNTSGDWWERLVLGQWGDQHWVQNFRMHRGTFHELCTGSPLRSGGRTPTCAPPSPWKRGSRSHSGNWPPQTATAPWGTSSGWAGPPLVQLSSRSSTPSTMCCSRGSSGPMTWTPPSPALPPWGSQTAGELWTGPTSSSRHRSTERPSSSTGRAIAWWCYRHTWTTRDSSRTFTWGGPAGPTTPTLKPVPQAGGGHLHPPVGLHHRGRQDAGLHHGGCSLPPDGLADAARLPLTPTWTGPCSPVECTFGHLTVHFRCLLTHLDTEVQHVPEVIAACCVLHNIIEG
- the LOC142830950 gene encoding uncharacterized protein LOC142830950 isoform X2, translating into MGRPALGAELPDAQGDISRALHWVAPALRRQDTHLRPAIPVEKRVAITLWKLATPDSYRSMGNQFRVGRSTIGAAVQQVIHTINDVLLQRVIRPHDLDATITGFATLGFPNCGRAVDRTHILIQAPEH